In Drosophila pseudoobscura strain MV-25-SWS-2005 chromosome 4, UCI_Dpse_MV25, whole genome shotgun sequence, the following proteins share a genomic window:
- the kek1 gene encoding uncharacterized protein kek1 has product MLIRGLLMLVLPSIILGNRYNQLHLYANGAGGGGAPSAAGTGTYRTSTSAQQNEVYSVADSQPMTEDGYMPTNQHFPHPPHPDLDANPAQSTCQTVCACKWKGGKQTVECIDRHLIQIPEHIDTNTQVLDMSGNKLQTLSNEQFVRANLLNLQKLYLRNCKIGEIERETFKGLTNLVELDLSHNLLVTVPSLALGHIPSLRELTLASNHIHKIEGQAFGNTPSLHKLDLSHCDIQTISAQAFGGLQGLTLLRLNGNKLSELLPKTIETLSRLHGIELHDNPWLCDCRLRDTKLWLMQRNIPYPVAPVCSGGPERIIDRSFAELHVDEFACRPEMLPISHYVEASMGDNASITCRARAVPAANINWYWNGRLLANNSAFTAYQRIHMFEQLEGGGGFEKRSRLVLTNAQETDSSEFYCVAENRAGSAEANFTLHVSMRAAGMASLGSGQIVGLSAALVALIVFALGVIMCLLLRVKRQPYVDSKTPNHMEVITSVNHQNSITNKTQPVTGNGSIGGVVIANGAVANCIDGALNQAGTLERKSSGRGSHAAGGHERSANPVQKPPRLTDLPYSTQGYDNAGSVLSTASCFISPTGSGNGGNNPDLINDTQRFGSDEFADLKIPIVGGVVGVGGVGGVGGSGEYSRANGCDSLYPSGLWEHAAPAGTSSADDLFMKRYTDKTPIIDSSQLYDLHERSAATDYFSKTFPRSHLQQGTGGGTGGGAGAVSTTSTATTNLSGGSSSGYPNDYGLPLVPGAEHQHNHQLQMHPLQQLQQQLTSTLNHQHGAGGGGGSAGGSAGSSPHFSSRTLPRLHEGGGNSARSSPTPVPGSSSCSILPNGQPINAKTIRVWQKGGVPVLPPVTALKRALISSSRNSPDEGYQEGCGTDV; this is encoded by the coding sequence ATGCTTATCCGGGGATTGCTGATGCTAGTGCTGCCCTCGATCATCCTAGGCAATCGCTACAATCAGCTGCACTTGTACGCCAATGGggcaggcggaggaggagcccCATCGGCGGCGGGGACTGGCACCTACAGGACCTCCACGTCGGCGCAGCAGAACGAGGTGTACTCCGTGGCGGACAGCCAGCCGATGACAGAGGATGGCTATATGCCAACGAATCAGCATTTCCCGCACCCACCCCACCCGGATCTCGATGCGAATCCCGCCCAGAGCACCTGCCAGACGGTGTGCGCCTGCAAGTGGAAGGGCGGCAAGCAGACGGTGGAGTGCATCGATAGACACCTCATCCAGATACCCGAGCACATCGACACGAACACCCAGGTGCTGGACATGTCCGGCAACAAGCTGCAGACGCTCTCCAACGAGCAGTTCGTGCGGGCCAACCTCCTCAATCTGCAGAAGCTGTATCTGCGCAACTGCAAGATCGGGGAGATCGAGCGGGAGACCTTCAAGGGGCTGACCAACCTGGTGGAGCTCGATCTGTCGCACAATCTGCTGGTGACGGTGCCCAGCCTGGCCCTGGGGCACATCCCCTCGCTGCGGGAGCTGACGCTGGCCTCCAACCACATCCACAAGATCGAGGGCCAGGCCTTCGGGAACACGCCGTCGCTGCACAAGCTGGATCTGTCCCACTGCGACATTCAGACGATCTCCGCGCAGGCCTTCGGCGGCCTCCAGGGCCTCACCCTGCTCCGGCTGAACGGCAACAAGCTGAGCGAGCTGCTGCCGAAGACCATCGAGACGCTGAGCCGCCTGCACGGCATCGAGCTGCACGACAATCCGTGGCTCTGCGACTGCCGACTGCGGGACACCAAGCTCTGGCTGATGCAGCGCAACATACCGTATCCGGTGGCGCCGGTGTGCTCCGGCGGACCCGAGCGGATCATCGATAGGAGCTTTGCCGAACTCCACGTGGACGAGTTCGCCTGCCGGCCGGAGATGCTGCCCATCTCGCACTACGTGGAGGCCTCCATGGGGGACAATGCGTCGATCACGTGCCGGGCCCGGGCCGTGCCGGCGGCCAACATCAACTGGTACTGGAACGGACGCCTGCTGGCCAACAACAGCGCCTTCACCGCCTACCAGCGCATCCACATGTTCGAGCAGCTggagggcggcggcggcttcgAGAAGCGATCCCGGCTGGTGCTCACCAACGCCCAGGAGACGGACTCCAGCGAGTTCTACTGCGTCGCGGAGAACAGGGCCGGCAGCGCCGAGGCAAACTTCACGCTCCACGTGAGCATGCGGGCCGCCGGCATGGCCTCCCTGGGCAGCGGCCAGATCGTGGGCCTCAGTGCGGCCCTGGTGGCCCTCATTGTGTTCGCTTTGGGCGTGATCATGTGCCTGCTGTTGCGCGTGAAGCGGCAGCCGTACGTCGACAGCAAGACGCCCAACCACATGGAGGTGATCACCTCCGTCAACCACCAGAACTCCATCACGAACAAGACGCAGCCGGTGACCGGGAACGGCAGTATCGGCGGCGTGGTCATAGCCAACGGCGCGGTGGCCAACTGCATCGACGGGGCTCTGAACCAGGCCGGAACGCTGGAGCGGAAGAGCAGCGGCCGGGGCTCGCATGCGGCCGGCGGGCACGAGCGCAGCGCCAATCCCGTCCAGAAGCCGCCGCGACTCACGGATCTGCCCTACTCCACGCAGGGATACGACAATGCCGGCAGCGTCCTCTCCACGGCCTCGTGCTTCATCTCGCCCACGGGCTCTGGGAATGGTGGCAACAATCCCGATCTGATCAACGACACGCAGCGCTTCGGCAGCGACGAGTTTGCCGACCTCAAGATACCCATTGTGggtggagtggtcggagtggGCGGAGTGGGTGGAGTGGGTGGCAGTGGGGAATACAGTCGGGCCAATGGCTGCGACTCTCTGTACCCCTCTGGCCTGTGGGAGCACGCCGCTCCGGCGGGCACCAGCTCGGCGGACGATCTCTTCATGAAGCGCTACACGGACAAGACGCCCATCATCGACTCCAGCCAGCTGTACGACCTGCACGAGCGCTCGGCGGCCACGGATTACTTCAGCAAGACCTTCCCCCGATCCCACCTACAACAGGGCACGGGCGGGGGCACAGGCGGAGGCGCCGGAGCCGTGTCGACCACATCGACGGCCACGACAAACCTTTCGGGTGGCTCCTCGTCCGGCTATCCGAATGACTACGGCCTGCCGCTGGTGCCGGGAGCGGAGCACCAGCACAACCACCAGCTGCAGATGCatccgctgcagcagctccagcagcagttgACCTCCACCCTGAACCACCAGCACGGAGCGGGTGGTGGCGGGGGCAGTGCCGGCGGCTCGGCGGGCAGCAGTCCCCACTTTAGCAGCCGCACTCTGCCACGCCTGCACGAGGGGGGGGGCAACAGTGCGCGCTCCTCCCCCACCCCGGTGCCCGGCTCCAGTTCCTGCTCAATTCTGCCCAACGGGCAGCCCATCAATGCCAAGACGATACGGGTGTGGCAGAAGGGCGGAGTGCCGGTGCTGCCACCAGTGACGGCGCTGAAGCGGGCACtcatcagcagcagtcgcaACAGCCCGGACGAGGGCTACCAGGAGGGGTGCGGCACCGATGTTTAG